The Brassica rapa cultivar Chiifu-401-42 chromosome A10, CAAS_Brap_v3.01, whole genome shotgun sequence genome segment ATTGTTCGACCAGAAAACTACGAGGATGGATCGGAACGGGTTAAGATCCATCTAACTCCATGGGATCTCTCCTTCCTTCGAACTGAATACGCACAAAGAGCTCTTATCTTTCCGCAACCCAACCCGGGAACCCACATGATCTCTCAGCTGAAGTCTTCTCTTTCCGCCGCATTGAAGATTTTCTATCCATTTGCTGGACGTTTAGTGAAGATCGACAACTTAGATGACGGAACAAAGTCATTTTTCATAGATTGCGATGGTTCAGGTGTCAAATTCGTGCATGCTTCGGCCAAGACTGTCTCGGTGAGGGATGTTTTAGAACCGGCCAATGGTACTGTCCCTGATTACTGGCGTGAGTTTTTCCCAGCGAACGGAGTTCAAAGCTGGGAAGGGGTCTCAAAACCGTTGATTGCGTTCCAAGTAACGGAGTTAAAAGATGGAGTTTTCATTGGATATGGTTATAACCATTTGGTTGCAGACGGAACTTCGTTCTGGAGTTTCTTCAAAACATGGACTGAGATTTTCTCTACCGGTTTTGACCCGAAAATGTTTCCTCCTTTGCCTCTTTGTGGATGGTTTCTCGACGGGATTGATTACCCGATTCGAATTCCCATCTCAGAGACGGTACCATCATCACATGCTGGGCTTGTTTCGTTGCCGCATCTCGAAAAGAAGATCTTTCGGTTCACGAGTGCACACATCTCTAAGCTCAAAGCTAAAGCCAACGACGAGGTTGTTGGTTATGGTGAGGATCTGAAGATCTCGTCGTTCCAAGCTGTGTTGGGGCATATGTGGCAATCAATAATCAGAAACAGTGATCTCAACCCGGAAGAAGTTATTCA includes the following:
- the LOC103846107 gene encoding uncharacterized acetyltransferase At3g50280, which produces MRKSVAVYHYSHPLVHIKNKKKIFFKKMVHIVVISDTIVRPENYEDGSERVKIHLTPWDLSFLRTEYAQRALIFPQPNPGTHMISQLKSSLSAALKIFYPFAGRLVKIDNLDDGTKSFFIDCDGSGVKFVHASAKTVSVRDVLEPANGTVPDYWREFFPANGVQSWEGVSKPLIAFQVTELKDGVFIGYGYNHLVADGTSFWSFFKTWTEIFSTGFDPKMFPPLPLCGWFLDGIDYPIRIPISETVPSSHAGLVSLPHLEKKIFRFTSAHISKLKAKANDEVVGYGEDLKISSFQAVLGHMWQSIIRNSDLNPEEVIHCKVAMDIRQRLNPPVEKKCFGNMIGLATATTTTGEMLHNGLGWAALQLNKTVRSQTNEELRKFAENWVKSPKIPNRLVANNSLVVAGSPRFNVFGNDFGWGKPIAFRGGPGIAGHGKILAYPGTEKGSMEIHTSLWSHVLEKLLADQEFLQHVLCSGRPKIFFHRFHISIKKIISTKRV